A window of Juglans regia cultivar Chandler chromosome 7, Walnut 2.0, whole genome shotgun sequence contains these coding sequences:
- the LOC108992630 gene encoding Werner Syndrome-like exonuclease, whose protein sequence is MAMVTSNRSNTTLILNLIAYKSKYSIKFAGKTIETTVTDEASIVDEWVREMLSICGGKAVAVGLGVHEWRPHPICWMSNKSATLQLCIDQKCLIIQLFYLDYIPQSIKSFLMNSNFTFVGIRVAEDIAKLQNGYGLGCRKSEDIRELVKRKWPVRFKRPRLKELALKVVGLYLRKPKHMCMWEARQLTSSQVEYACTDAYASYRIGHKLLHEI, encoded by the coding sequence ATGGCAATGGTTACATCTAATCGCAGCAATACCACCTTAATTTTAAATCTCATCGCCTACAAGTCCAAATACTCGATCAAGTTTGCCGGGAAAACCATAGAAACAACCGTCACAGACGAAGCTAGCATCGTAGACGAATGGGTTCGGGAAATGCTTTCAATATGTGGCGGAAAAGCCGTGGCTGTGGGCTTAGGCGTTCATGAATGGAGGCCGCATCCGATATGTTGGATGAGCAACAAGTCGGCGACGCTCCAACTTTGCATAGACCAAAAGTGCCTAATCATTCAACTATTCTACCTGGACTACATCCCACAATCCATAAAGAGCTTTCTGATGAACTCGAACTTCACTTTTGTGGGGATTAGGGTAGCGGAAGACATAGCAAAGCTCCAGAACGGGTATGGACTTGGGTGTAGGAAAAGCGAGGATATCAGGGAGCTGGTAAAGAGGAAATGGCCAGTCCGGTTTAAAAGGCCTCGGCTGAAGGAGCTGGCTTTGAAAGTTGTGGGTCTTTATCTGAGGAAGCCCAAGCATATGTGCATGTGGGAGGCACGGCAGCTCACCTCAAGTCAAGTTGAATACGCATGCACCGATGCCTATGCCTCTTATAGGATTGGCCACAAGCTTCTCCATGAGATCTGA